The proteins below come from a single Bryobacter aggregatus MPL3 genomic window:
- the rpsU gene encoding 30S ribosomal protein S21, which translates to MAEILLQDGETLEAALRRFKRKVQQEDIIKEIKKHSFYLKPGEKKRVKQALARKRNRKKRRGDME; encoded by the coding sequence ATGGCTGAAATTCTTTTACAAGACGGTGAGACCCTGGAAGCGGCACTGCGTCGCTTTAAGCGCAAAGTGCAACAGGAAGACATCATTAAAGAAATCAAGAAGCATTCCTTCTACCTCAAGCCCGGCGAGAAGAAGCGCGTCAAGCAAGCGCTCGCCCGGAAACGCAACCGCAAAAAGCGGCGCGGAGACATGGAATAG
- a CDS encoding aldo/keto reductase, with protein MTQTKIMNSGCHRMQRRHFLKAGAALMALDRFPHHLYAGTRKSAQDRILLGPAKVPVSRLAMGTGTNGTGGSSNQTKKLGFHGVSELFRAAADQGVFFWDSADQYGSHPHLKEALKTVPREKVTIMSKSRALTAADMRADLDRFRREIGTDYIDIVLMHCMIDDDWDQRYKGAMDVLSEAKEKGWIRTKGTSCHTLGALKTAAKSPWVEVDLARFNPAGVAMDDKPEVVAGVLKEMKAAGKGIIGMKVLGAGKLRTKADEALQWHLGQQLTDCFTIGSESRAEMEDLLRKIPAASTRG; from the coding sequence ATGACTCAGACGAAGATCATGAATTCCGGATGCCACCGCATGCAGCGCCGCCACTTTCTCAAGGCGGGTGCGGCCTTAATGGCCTTGGACCGTTTTCCACATCATCTGTATGCCGGCACGCGCAAGTCTGCGCAAGACCGCATCCTTTTGGGGCCAGCAAAAGTGCCTGTGTCGCGGCTCGCGATGGGCACCGGCACCAACGGGACAGGCGGCAGTTCGAATCAGACGAAGAAACTCGGCTTCCATGGTGTATCGGAGTTGTTCCGTGCGGCAGCGGACCAGGGCGTATTCTTTTGGGATAGCGCAGATCAGTACGGGAGCCATCCCCATCTCAAAGAGGCCCTGAAGACCGTCCCGCGCGAGAAGGTCACCATCATGAGCAAGAGCCGCGCGCTGACGGCGGCAGACATGCGGGCAGACCTCGATCGTTTCCGCCGCGAGATCGGTACGGACTATATCGATATTGTGCTGATGCATTGCATGATCGATGACGATTGGGACCAGCGCTACAAAGGCGCCATGGACGTGCTGAGTGAGGCGAAAGAGAAGGGCTGGATTCGAACGAAGGGAACCAGTTGCCACACGCTCGGCGCATTGAAAACAGCGGCGAAATCGCCCTGGGTCGAGGTGGATCTGGCGCGCTTCAATCCTGCCGGTGTCGCCATGGACGACAAGCCGGAAGTGGTGGCTGGTGTCCTCAAAGAAATGAAAGCGGCCGGGAAGGGAATCATTGGCATGAAGGTTCTGGGCGCTGGCAAGCTGCGGACCAAGGCGGATGAAGCCCTGCAGTGGCATTTAGGGCAGCAATTGACGGATTGCTTCACGATTGGCAGCGAGAGCCGGGCAGAGATGGAAGACTTATTGCGAAAGATTCCCGCTGCATCAACTCGCGGCTAG
- a CDS encoding DUF1501 domain-containing protein: MVNRRDWLKAATLAAFAQGEAKLIAAPPVAAKADSMILLWMAGGMAQTETFDPKLYTPFQPGLRSEKVLSTFPSIPTVLDGVRLSQGLERTAKILDRGVLLRSHRVGDLGFILHSRHQYHWHTGYEPPQSVAVPHMGSFISRTLGPKNPDIPAFIDIGQNLEIGGESDSLKAFHTAGFLGGEHSPFFITDPKDAVASTRPSEFLGMSRFENRYKFYKELVAKSPLQQNGGAFQKESLARSFENSHRLLTSPAAKAFDLSLEKPEVAAKYGDTRFGQGCLLARRLVEAGARFIEVTTEYIPFRFWDTHENGHSRAEGMKQTIDGPLSQLILDLEERGLLDRTLVVLATEFGRDMMMEGKPGQLVKNQVTVPDVMTEPKHYGMHRHFTEASSVLLFGGGVAKGKVYGETAPERPCRIVKDPVTITDLHATIYSLMGIAPDTAYEVEKRPVYATKDGKGKVVTGLLA, translated from the coding sequence ATGGTGAATCGTCGTGACTGGCTGAAAGCCGCCACCTTAGCTGCCTTTGCACAAGGCGAAGCGAAATTGATTGCTGCCCCCCCGGTCGCAGCAAAAGCAGACTCGATGATTCTGCTCTGGATGGCCGGAGGAATGGCGCAAACAGAGACTTTCGATCCGAAGCTCTACACTCCATTCCAGCCGGGTCTTCGAAGTGAAAAAGTGCTCTCGACCTTCCCGTCGATTCCCACTGTTCTCGATGGGGTCCGCCTCTCCCAGGGGCTGGAGCGGACTGCGAAGATTCTCGATCGCGGAGTGCTCTTACGCTCACACAGGGTTGGCGACCTGGGTTTCATCCTTCACTCCCGGCACCAGTACCATTGGCATACCGGCTATGAACCGCCACAAAGTGTTGCGGTGCCGCACATGGGCTCTTTCATCAGCCGCACCCTCGGGCCGAAGAATCCGGACATTCCAGCTTTCATCGACATTGGACAGAATCTCGAAATTGGCGGCGAAAGCGACAGTCTGAAGGCGTTTCATACGGCGGGCTTCCTGGGAGGCGAGCATTCGCCGTTCTTCATCACAGATCCCAAGGATGCTGTCGCCTCCACGCGGCCGAGCGAGTTCCTGGGCATGTCGCGCTTTGAGAATCGCTACAAGTTTTATAAGGAACTGGTGGCCAAATCCCCGCTCCAACAGAACGGTGGCGCCTTTCAAAAGGAGAGCCTCGCACGCAGTTTCGAGAATTCTCATCGGCTTCTCACCTCTCCAGCAGCCAAGGCCTTCGATCTGAGTCTGGAGAAACCGGAAGTGGCGGCCAAGTACGGCGACACCCGCTTTGGCCAGGGCTGCCTGCTCGCCAGACGGCTGGTCGAGGCAGGTGCTCGATTCATCGAAGTCACAACGGAATACATTCCCTTCCGCTTCTGGGACACACACGAAAACGGACACTCCCGTGCGGAAGGCATGAAGCAGACCATTGATGGTCCGCTCTCGCAGTTGATTCTCGATCTCGAAGAGCGCGGTCTCCTGGACCGCACGCTCGTCGTTCTCGCCACCGAGTTTGGCCGCGACATGATGATGGAAGGCAAGCCCGGACAACTCGTCAAAAATCAGGTCACGGTGCCCGATGTGATGACCGAACCCAAGCACTACGGGATGCACCGTCATTTTACAGAAGCATCCAGTGTTTTGCTCTTTGGCGGCGGAGTGGCCAAGGGCAAGGTCTACGGCGAAACTGCGCCGGAAAGACCCTGCCGCATTGTCAAAGATCCCGTTACCATCACCGACCTGCACGCCACGATCTACAGCCTGATGGGCATTGCTCCTGACACGGCCTATGAAGTGGAGAAGCGGCCGGTTTATGCCACCAAAGATGGGAAGGGCAAAGTCGTGACAGGTCTCCTCGCCTAG
- a CDS encoding substrate-binding domain-containing protein, producing MTSRRNAMSALGLGAAGLLWETGCGGEKKRIIGVVPKGRAHLFWQSVQAGAIAASRETAVEISWNGPATETDFNAQLQIVDSMINRRVDAICLAPIDKKAMVSVVERAAAQKIPVIIFDSPIDTDKFVSQIATDNYAAGAMAADRMGEILGGKGEVVIVAVQPGAASTMARESGFEETLAKKFPGIKILDKRYGMADYAKSLAVTENMLTAHPGATGLFASNESSAAGAAQCLRSRGGKIKMVGFDSSAPLIEDLRKGIIDSLVVQQPFKMGYESVIAAVNQLAGKPVEKIQNLEPKLVTAQNVDTPEIKELVNPDLKKYLP from the coding sequence ATGACATCAAGACGAAACGCAATGAGCGCCCTGGGCCTCGGGGCGGCCGGCCTCCTATGGGAGACCGGCTGTGGTGGCGAAAAGAAGCGCATCATTGGTGTAGTACCCAAGGGGCGGGCTCATTTGTTCTGGCAGAGTGTCCAGGCGGGAGCCATCGCGGCATCGCGCGAGACTGCCGTCGAGATTTCGTGGAATGGTCCTGCTACCGAAACCGATTTCAACGCACAGCTCCAGATTGTGGATTCGATGATCAACCGCCGTGTCGATGCCATCTGTCTGGCGCCGATCGACAAGAAGGCCATGGTCAGCGTTGTAGAGCGGGCCGCAGCGCAGAAGATTCCGGTGATCATCTTTGATTCGCCCATCGATACGGACAAGTTTGTCAGTCAGATCGCGACGGATAACTATGCCGCTGGCGCGATGGCTGCCGACCGCATGGGCGAGATTCTGGGTGGCAAGGGTGAGGTGGTGATTGTCGCCGTACAGCCTGGCGCGGCCTCGACGATGGCCCGCGAATCGGGTTTTGAGGAGACGCTTGCGAAGAAGTTTCCGGGGATTAAGATCCTCGACAAACGCTACGGCATGGCGGACTATGCAAAGAGTCTGGCGGTGACGGAGAATATGCTGACAGCCCACCCGGGAGCGACCGGCCTCTTCGCTTCCAATGAGTCGAGCGCCGCGGGCGCTGCGCAGTGTCTGCGGAGTCGCGGTGGCAAGATCAAGATGGTTGGCTTCGATTCGTCGGCACCGCTGATTGAGGATCTGCGTAAAGGCATCATCGATTCGCTGGTTGTCCAGCAGCCCTTCAAAATGGGTTATGAGAGCGTGATCGCTGCGGTGAATCAATTAGCAGGGAAGCCGGTTGAAAAAATTCAGAACCTGGAACCGAAGCTGGTAACAGCGCAAAACGTCGATACACCGGAAATCAAAGAACTCGTGAATCCGGACCTCAAGAAGTACCTGCCATAG
- a CDS encoding cytochrome-c peroxidase: MRLSIFTRLALLAPAVLIFAQDPALEVPLGLLPIRFPKDNPYTPAKRELGRLLYYDKRLSADGTVSCATCHDPKAGFTDGKAVSDGIRGQKGGRSAPTVFNRAYSLNQFWDGRAASLEEQAAGPMANPIEMGNTHDVVVSTLRGIPGYRARFKEVFGSEEFGLSEVTKAIATYERIVLSGNSPYDRYKAGNKKAMTAAQIRGMDVYFTQAKCDQCHEGINLTTNAYHNLGVGMDKASPDEGRFAVTKNPADWGAFKTPTLREIARTAPYMHDGSLATLEDVVEYYDKGGIANKNLDERIKPLKLTAAQKKDLVEFLKALSGEGWQSKLVPPTAFPQ; this comes from the coding sequence ATGAGGCTTTCGATTTTTACCCGGCTGGCGCTTCTTGCGCCAGCCGTTCTCATCTTCGCGCAGGACCCGGCACTCGAAGTGCCGCTCGGCCTGCTACCCATTCGTTTTCCGAAAGACAATCCCTACACTCCTGCGAAGCGTGAATTAGGGCGCTTGCTGTACTACGACAAGCGGCTTAGCGCCGATGGCACCGTCTCTTGCGCCACTTGCCATGATCCCAAAGCCGGGTTCACCGACGGGAAGGCTGTGAGCGATGGCATCCGGGGCCAGAAGGGCGGCCGCAGTGCGCCTACTGTATTCAATCGCGCTTATTCGCTGAATCAGTTCTGGGATGGACGGGCCGCTTCGCTCGAAGAGCAGGCTGCCGGTCCAATGGCGAACCCCATCGAAATGGGCAACACGCATGATGTCGTCGTGAGCACACTGCGCGGCATTCCTGGGTACCGCGCCCGCTTCAAAGAGGTTTTCGGTTCAGAAGAGTTTGGTCTCAGCGAAGTGACCAAGGCCATTGCCACCTATGAGCGGATTGTCTTGTCAGGCAACTCTCCCTACGATCGTTATAAGGCTGGCAACAAGAAGGCGATGACTGCCGCCCAGATTCGCGGGATGGACGTCTATTTTACGCAGGCGAAATGCGACCAGTGCCATGAAGGCATCAACCTGACGACCAACGCGTATCACAACCTCGGAGTTGGAATGGACAAAGCCTCGCCAGACGAAGGCCGCTTTGCCGTTACGAAGAATCCCGCGGATTGGGGCGCCTTCAAGACGCCAACTCTCCGTGAGATCGCTCGTACTGCTCCCTATATGCACGACGGTAGCTTGGCAACTCTGGAAGATGTTGTCGAGTATTACGACAAGGGCGGAATCGCCAATAAGAATCTCGATGAACGCATCAAGCCTCTCAAGCTGACGGCTGCGCAAAAGAAAGACCTTGTAGAATTTCTGAAAGCGCTCAGTGGCGAAGGCTGGCAATCGAAGCTAGTGCCTCCGACGGCGTTCCCACAATAA
- a CDS encoding cupin domain-containing protein, whose protein sequence is MKLSTADSNGAYAVCEVVTPPNFGPPVHLHRYDDEWFYVLKGQYRFVVGGQETIVGEGGSVFGPRRIAHTFQNIGTEPGRLLTISAPGGLDLFFRDLCTLVVPGELPETQEFLKLYEKHNLVYIAPPLAHDTVTTTGPVLQGREAFVLQPGESRIGRKLDVVGDEMDVLVSRADSEGRMSVLENLTHPMGGPPEHSHGREEEFFYILDGEYEFLIDGMQIFAKAGDALFSPRDVPHTFRNVGSHGSRMVVASFPGGLDDFFADLETAAPAGKPPDLNQVIPVFSKHGLKFVGPPLRARNSA, encoded by the coding sequence GTGAAGCTCTCTACGGCTGACAGCAACGGCGCCTACGCGGTTTGCGAAGTGGTCACCCCGCCGAACTTTGGGCCTCCCGTACACCTGCATCGTTACGACGACGAGTGGTTCTATGTCCTGAAAGGCCAATACCGATTTGTTGTCGGCGGCCAGGAAACGATTGTCGGAGAAGGCGGCAGTGTCTTCGGACCGCGCCGGATCGCGCACACCTTCCAGAATATCGGGACGGAGCCGGGACGCCTTTTGACAATTTCCGCTCCTGGTGGACTCGACCTCTTCTTTCGCGACCTGTGCACGCTGGTGGTTCCAGGAGAGTTGCCGGAGACGCAGGAGTTCCTCAAGTTGTATGAGAAACACAATCTTGTCTACATCGCTCCGCCGCTGGCGCACGATACGGTGACAACGACGGGTCCGGTCCTGCAGGGACGCGAGGCCTTTGTTCTCCAACCGGGCGAGAGCCGGATCGGACGAAAGCTGGATGTGGTTGGCGATGAGATGGACGTGTTGGTTTCACGGGCTGATAGCGAAGGCCGGATGTCGGTGCTCGAAAACCTGACCCATCCGATGGGAGGCCCACCGGAACACAGCCATGGCCGCGAAGAAGAATTCTTCTACATCCTCGATGGAGAGTATGAATTTCTCATTGATGGAATGCAGATCTTTGCGAAAGCAGGAGATGCCCTCTTTTCGCCGCGTGATGTACCCCACACCTTCCGCAACGTTGGGAGCCACGGCTCCCGCATGGTGGTCGCCAGCTTTCCGGGGGGCCTGGACGACTTCTTTGCAGACCTTGAGACTGCAGCGCCGGCCGGTAAGCCACCAGATCTCAACCAGGTGATTCCGGTCTTCTCCAAGCATGGCCTCAAGTTTGTCGGTCCCCCGCTGCGGGCCCGGAATTCCGCCTAG
- a CDS encoding peptidylprolyl isomerase — MWMRLMGWSLLCGMAIFAQNPNEVEAVVETELGSFRIEFAPDKAPKHVDFFLGLVRKGYYDGSAFHRVFAYSLIQGGDPLLKDPKTPKALWGSGGLKLQKNEFSDLKHERGVVSTVSIPNTPDSDGAQFFVCLAAQPALDGKYSAFGRVTEGFDVVEKISSVAAEEGGLVKKPVRIVRIHIEKKKVEPYLTATVAEMKKTIRIDTTLGPLRVAMEPEWAPETVRNFLKLAASGWYEGTAIHRISKGFVVQAGSEGMRQGNQAHPADRWVRSLKGEFSAPVLHERGILSMARTDDPNSATTSFFVVLAPSPHLNKNYAAFGRVIEGLETIAAFEKEEVDGETPKRRLEIIKMTIE, encoded by the coding sequence ATGTGGATGCGATTGATGGGGTGGAGTCTGCTTTGTGGAATGGCGATCTTCGCTCAGAACCCGAATGAGGTCGAGGCAGTAGTCGAGACAGAGCTCGGCAGTTTTCGAATCGAATTTGCTCCTGACAAGGCTCCGAAGCATGTCGACTTCTTTCTCGGCCTGGTGCGTAAGGGCTATTACGACGGAAGCGCCTTCCATCGGGTCTTCGCCTATTCGTTGATCCAGGGGGGCGATCCCTTGCTGAAGGACCCCAAGACGCCGAAGGCTCTCTGGGGCTCTGGTGGCTTGAAGCTGCAGAAGAACGAGTTCAGTGATCTGAAGCATGAACGAGGCGTTGTCTCCACCGTCAGCATTCCCAACACTCCCGATAGCGACGGAGCGCAGTTCTTTGTGTGCCTGGCCGCGCAGCCGGCTTTAGATGGCAAGTACTCCGCCTTTGGACGCGTCACAGAAGGCTTCGATGTGGTCGAGAAGATCTCAAGTGTTGCGGCGGAAGAGGGCGGGCTGGTGAAGAAGCCGGTGCGGATTGTGCGGATCCATATCGAGAAAAAGAAGGTGGAGCCTTATCTGACTGCCACGGTGGCGGAGATGAAAAAGACGATTCGGATCGATACGACGCTCGGCCCTTTACGTGTGGCGATGGAGCCGGAATGGGCTCCGGAAACAGTGCGCAACTTCCTCAAGTTGGCTGCGAGCGGTTGGTACGAAGGCACCGCGATCCACCGGATCTCAAAAGGATTTGTAGTGCAGGCTGGTAGTGAAGGCATGCGGCAAGGCAACCAGGCGCATCCGGCGGACCGTTGGGTGCGGTCCTTGAAGGGCGAGTTCTCTGCCCCGGTGTTGCACGAGCGCGGCATCCTTTCGATGGCACGTACTGACGATCCGAATTCAGCGACAACATCTTTCTTTGTGGTGCTGGCACCCTCACCTCATCTCAATAAGAACTACGCTGCTTTCGGCCGCGTGATCGAAGGGCTGGAGACGATTGCAGCCTTCGAAAAAGAAGAGGTCGATGGCGAGACCCCCAAGCGCCGTCTGGAAATCATCAAGATGACAATTGAGTAG
- a CDS encoding 3-keto-disaccharide hydrolase has protein sequence MLPFFLLLLSAAQWTSLFDGKTLQGWVKEGTANFRVVDGAITVDQGQYTWLRSEKTYRDYELKLEFKTTTDGNSGVFLRSAAEGLPHITGYELQIFDQRPTFATGAIVDVAAPNPPVFIKHNEWNQFEVRHVGPRILVKLNGKQVLDCQDSKSLSGHIGLQFNPGKPVSFRKIEIRNL, from the coding sequence ATGCTTCCCTTCTTCCTCCTTCTCCTCAGCGCCGCGCAGTGGACCAGTCTTTTTGACGGCAAGACGCTCCAGGGTTGGGTCAAGGAAGGAACGGCGAACTTCCGCGTCGTCGATGGCGCAATCACCGTCGATCAGGGCCAGTACACCTGGCTGCGCAGCGAGAAAACCTATCGTGACTACGAACTCAAGCTGGAGTTCAAAACCACGACCGACGGAAATAGTGGGGTCTTTCTACGGAGTGCAGCAGAAGGCCTGCCGCACATCACCGGCTACGAACTGCAGATCTTCGACCAGCGTCCCACATTTGCGACCGGCGCCATTGTCGACGTCGCCGCTCCCAATCCTCCCGTGTTCATCAAGCACAACGAGTGGAATCAATTCGAAGTCCGGCACGTCGGGCCGCGCATCCTCGTGAAGTTGAATGGGAAACAGGTTCTCGACTGCCAGGATTCCAAGTCGTTGAGCGGTCACATTGGACTGCAGTTCAACCCTGGCAAGCCGGTTTCTTTCCGGAAAATCGAGATCCGCAACCTCTAG
- a CDS encoding DUF1549 domain-containing protein has product MRSSLHRLLFLCHLAWVASAADFVTDIHPILAARCLSCHAGPKAQAGLDLTTRENALRVLSPGNPAQSALLARVEGREGRLMPPVGKPLEPKQIEALRDWIAQGATWADTKQSAPSTWVAPLAPRAVALPSGSGNPVDRFLPAPPKGIATDAVFARRAYLDLWGISPSAQSLQSFVSSTDPQKRERLIENLLSEEKLYSGHWISWWNDLLRNDIGVVYHGERKAITPWLEAALRNNMPYDEMVRELLNPIGADSPEGFLIGVNWRGDVNASQTPYMQASQNTAQVFLGINLKCASCHDSFINKYKLKEAYGLAAMFSNEAKLEVVRCDNKTGVFQEPQFLWPELGTIPAGASPSERRYWAAKLFTSPQNGRLARTIVNRYWQKLMGKGLVEPVDDMDAKPSNPDLLDWLASDFAQHNYDLKYLLRLLMSSAAYQRADAQPRRMSAEQLVDTLSALTGEWRAVQSNNSDRAILGRDWQHKSSPLDRALGRPIRDQVYTTRNEEATTFQGLELSNGTTLAAMIHRGVMHLLGELPPSPDNLYDSRAVRGGELNVEVSIQGLKQVWLLTEDAGTFDPEKAVVGWKDITLRGKNGSKILQQGAVPAKIGSRMVFELEPGYDTLQAKVWVSDASKASDINASVRFFVFGAEPDRTRLVKVSGYSPWPAPPTLRTSDAAIDYFWRNLLGRAPSAAERSQAMQLFPQGKLQREGAEDLLWSLMMHPEFQFIW; this is encoded by the coding sequence CGAAGGCCCAGGCGGGTCTCGATCTCACAACGCGCGAGAATGCATTGCGCGTGCTGTCGCCCGGCAATCCGGCGCAGAGCGCACTGCTTGCGCGCGTGGAAGGCCGAGAAGGCCGTCTGATGCCCCCAGTGGGCAAGCCGCTCGAGCCCAAGCAGATCGAAGCGCTGCGAGACTGGATCGCTCAGGGCGCGACATGGGCCGACACCAAACAGAGCGCCCCAAGCACTTGGGTGGCGCCGCTAGCCCCGCGCGCCGTCGCTCTGCCCTCTGGCAGCGGCAATCCCGTCGATCGCTTTCTCCCCGCTCCGCCGAAAGGAATCGCGACTGACGCGGTTTTCGCCAGGCGCGCCTATCTGGACCTCTGGGGTATCAGCCCGTCCGCGCAGAGTCTGCAAAGCTTTGTATCCAGTACCGATCCGCAGAAGCGGGAACGCCTGATCGAAAACCTGCTCTCCGAGGAGAAGCTCTATTCCGGACACTGGATCAGTTGGTGGAATGACCTTCTGCGCAATGACATTGGCGTTGTCTATCACGGCGAACGCAAGGCGATTACGCCCTGGCTGGAAGCGGCTCTGCGCAACAATATGCCTTATGACGAGATGGTGCGCGAGCTCTTGAATCCGATTGGCGCGGACTCTCCAGAAGGCTTTCTCATTGGGGTGAACTGGCGCGGGGATGTGAATGCGAGCCAAACTCCCTACATGCAGGCCTCGCAAAACACAGCGCAGGTCTTTCTCGGCATCAATCTGAAGTGCGCCAGTTGCCACGACAGCTTCATCAATAAGTACAAGCTGAAGGAAGCCTATGGCTTGGCCGCAATGTTCTCCAACGAAGCGAAGCTCGAAGTGGTTCGTTGCGATAACAAAACCGGGGTCTTCCAGGAACCGCAGTTCCTTTGGCCGGAACTCGGCACCATTCCCGCCGGCGCCAGCCCGAGTGAACGCCGTTACTGGGCGGCCAAACTCTTTACCAGTCCACAGAATGGCCGCCTGGCGAGAACCATCGTCAATCGCTATTGGCAGAAGCTGATGGGCAAAGGACTGGTGGAGCCAGTCGACGACATGGATGCCAAACCCTCCAATCCCGATCTCCTCGATTGGCTGGCCTCCGACTTCGCACAACACAACTACGACCTGAAGTATCTGCTCCGCCTCCTCATGAGTTCCGCCGCCTACCAGCGTGCTGACGCACAGCCGCGCCGGATGAGCGCCGAGCAACTTGTAGATACGCTGAGCGCGCTTACTGGGGAGTGGCGCGCCGTCCAGAGCAACAATTCCGACCGGGCGATTCTCGGACGGGATTGGCAGCACAAGAGCAGCCCCTTAGACCGTGCTCTGGGCCGTCCGATTCGAGATCAGGTCTACACGACGCGCAACGAAGAAGCCACCACCTTTCAAGGGCTGGAGTTATCGAACGGAACGACACTGGCCGCGATGATCCATCGGGGCGTCATGCATCTCCTCGGGGAACTTCCTCCCTCACCGGACAATCTCTACGACTCGCGCGCCGTACGCGGCGGCGAGCTGAACGTGGAGGTGAGCATCCAAGGGCTCAAGCAAGTGTGGCTTCTCACCGAAGACGCGGGAACCTTCGATCCGGAAAAAGCCGTGGTCGGCTGGAAGGACATCACCCTCCGGGGCAAGAACGGAAGCAAAATCCTGCAGCAGGGTGCGGTGCCGGCGAAGATTGGCAGCCGCATGGTGTTTGAGCTGGAACCAGGCTATGACACTCTGCAGGCCAAGGTCTGGGTGAGCGATGCCTCGAAGGCCAGCGATATCAACGCCAGCGTTCGCTTCTTTGTCTTCGGAGCCGAGCCCGATCGCACACGCCTCGTCAAAGTTTCTGGCTATTCCCCCTGGCCTGCGCCGCCCACACTCCGTACCAGCGATGCGGCGATCGACTACTTCTGGCGCAACCTTCTTGGTCGCGCACCGTCTGCTGCAGAGAGGAGTCAGGCGATGCAACTCTTTCCCCAAGGTAAGCTCCAGCGGGAAGGAGCAGAAGATCTTCTATGGAGCCTAATGATGCACCCGGAGTTCCAATTCATATGGTGA